From the Micromonospora lupini genome, one window contains:
- a CDS encoding endo-1,4-beta-xylanase: MKPRRWISAGVVAVATAAALNALPATASRPYDPTAQSLATLGQRHGLKIGTAVNATALNDASDPQYRRLAASEFSSVTAENAMKWESLEPTRGTYDWAAADQLVEFAARNRQAVRGHVLVWHSQLPAWLTSGVADGSISKQELRELLRKHITTVVKRYQGRIWQWDVVNEAVSDPWDTPSTLHYKGFWAQNLGPDYIADAFRWARAADPKALLFYNDYNIEAFGSGNPADDKTQFVYDMAKGLRAQGVPIDGVGSQGHLGTQYGNFDTLQVTAALKRFAGLGLATAFTEVDVRSEMTEAVRAGNSAEINPRLQASAANFSVLMKACLAVRTCLSYTVWGFSDKYSWVPEWFNDPPEGLATIYDENYQPKRAYQELKSDLIFAGPPYVLPRVAPRPHR; this comes from the coding sequence ATGAAGCCAAGACGGTGGATCAGCGCCGGCGTCGTCGCCGTCGCGACCGCTGCGGCGTTGAACGCGCTACCGGCCACCGCCAGCCGGCCGTACGACCCGACCGCGCAGAGCCTCGCGACCCTCGGCCAGCGCCACGGGCTGAAGATCGGCACCGCGGTGAACGCGACAGCCCTCAACGACGCCAGCGACCCGCAGTACCGCCGGCTCGCCGCCTCCGAGTTCTCCTCGGTCACCGCCGAGAACGCGATGAAGTGGGAGAGCCTGGAGCCCACCCGGGGCACCTACGACTGGGCGGCCGCCGACCAGCTCGTCGAGTTCGCCGCGCGCAACAGGCAGGCCGTACGCGGCCACGTGCTGGTCTGGCACAGCCAGCTGCCCGCCTGGCTGACCAGCGGCGTCGCCGACGGCAGCATCAGCAAGCAGGAGCTGCGCGAGCTGCTGCGCAAGCACATCACCACAGTCGTCAAGCGCTACCAGGGCAGGATCTGGCAGTGGGACGTCGTCAACGAGGCCGTCAGCGACCCCTGGGACACCCCTTCCACGCTGCACTACAAGGGGTTCTGGGCGCAGAACCTCGGCCCCGACTACATCGCCGACGCGTTCCGCTGGGCCCGCGCCGCCGATCCCAAGGCGCTGCTGTTCTACAACGACTACAACATCGAGGCGTTCGGCTCCGGCAACCCCGCCGACGACAAGACGCAGTTCGTCTACGACATGGCCAAGGGGCTACGCGCGCAGGGCGTCCCGATCGACGGCGTCGGCTCGCAGGGCCACCTGGGCACCCAGTACGGCAACTTCGACACCCTCCAGGTGACCGCCGCCCTGAAGCGGTTCGCCGGGCTCGGTCTGGCCACCGCGTTCACCGAGGTCGACGTCCGCAGCGAGATGACCGAGGCCGTCCGGGCCGGCAACTCCGCCGAGATCAACCCCCGGTTGCAGGCATCGGCCGCCAACTTCAGCGTGCTGATGAAGGCGTGCCTCGCCGTACGCACCTGCCTGTCGTACACCGTCTGGGGTTTCAGCGACAAGTACTCCTGGGTGCCGGAGTGGTTCAACGACCCGCCCGAGGGCCTGGCCACCATCTACGACGAGAACTACCAGCCCAAGCGGGCGTACCAGGAATTGAAGTCCGACCTGATCTTCGCTGGCCCGCCGTACGTCCTGCCGCGCGTCGCGCCCAGGCCGCACCGCTGA
- a CDS encoding ATP-binding protein translates to MFNRVAIVNRGEAAMRLIHAVRELAAETGSRIETVALHTDVDRTATFVREADIAYDLGPASARPYLNLATLERALTETGADAAWVGWGFVAEDPAFAELCEKIGVTFVGPSPEAMRQLGDKIGAKLIAEEVGVPVAPWSRGAVETLDAARTAATEIGYPLMLKATAGGGGRGIRVITNEAELADAYERTSQEAARAFGSGIVFLERLVTGARHVEVQVIADGQGTAWALGVRDCSVQRRNQKVIEESASPVLDASQAAELKTSAERLAVAVGYRGAATVEFLYHPGDRLFAFLEVNTRLQVEHPITELTTGFDLVKAQLHVASGGRLVGEPPAERGHAIEARLNAEDPDRDFAPSPGRIARLDLPAGPGIRVDTGVSEGDTIPADFDSMIAKIIAYGRDRDEALGKLRRAMANTTVIIEGGATNKSFVLDLLDQPEIIDASADTGWIDRVRGEGRLVTHRHSAVALAAAAIESYEEEERAERQRLLSTAAGGRPQVQHASGRPLDLKLRGATYRMRVARIGAHRFRVGIEAGGAVRTADVELDRFDRHTGQIVVNGIRYRLLTGTHGPTHLVEVDGVTHRVSRDEGGVLRSPMPALVVATPLEVGAEVEAGAPVLVLEAMKMETVLRAPFRARLKECAVSVGSQVEAGAPLLRLEPLADEATEAAAGPSVASVELDLPTADDNAGAYERSRRGQEDLRGLLLGFDVDPHDDRRVLDDYLVVRRLAAEDGQRPLAAEVDLVEVFADLAELSRNRPTGEDGGAHVRSAREYFHTYLQSLDVERAGLPDAFQARLAKALSHYGVTDLERSPGLEAAVFRIFLAQQRASADATVVASLLREWLRETPPDESLREPAGLALERLIAATQVRFPAIADLARGVVFAWFAQPLLRRNRARVYAQVRAHLRHLDAHPDASDRAERVAEMVRSTEPLVRLLGQRLVRDHLDNTVMLEVLTRRYYGNKALTRVRTREVAGCAFVVAERADSSVVSAAVSFDALGGALRGLAELAGDEDSVDADIYLGWENQPEDFDAMAAALLQVIAAHPLPAQVRRLTATVAGRGGAVMHHHFTFRPSDGGMVEDRLIRGLHPYIAQRMQLERLHKFDLTRLPSSDEEVYLFQCVARENPADDRLVAFAQVRDLTELREQDGRLVALPTAEDAVAACLDSIRRAQSRRPSKTRFTTNRIVVYVWPPSELTREEMEMIAGRVRPTTVGAGLEEILFIARQRDRRTGELTKIAVRISFDAAGGAELTVGEPPVEPVEPLDEYRLKVLRASSRNTVYPYELTGRLGDFVEHDLDDTHALVPVDRPKGRNRAAIVAGVVTTPAALHPDGVTRVVLLGDPTKSLGALSEPECRRVIAALDLAEQMRVPLEWWALSAGARISMTSGTENMDWVAAALKRIVEFTQAGGEINIVVAGINVGAQPYWNAEATMLMHTKGVLVMTPDSAMVLTGKQSLDFSGGVSAEDNFGIGGYDRVMGPNGQAQYWAPNLTAARDVLMAHYEHTYVAPGEDAPRRATTTDPVDRDVSAFPHDVAGSPFRTVGEIFSAEANPDRKKPFDIRTVLRALADQDHPVLERWAGMADADTAVVQDAHLGGIPVCLLGIESRSVPRRGFPPTDGPDTYTAGTLFPRSSKKAARAINAASGNRPLVVLANLSGFDGSPESMRKLQLEYGAEIGRAIVNFSGPIVFCVISRYHGGAFVVFSKALNPSMTVLALEGSFASVLGGAPAAAVVFSADVNARTAADERVRAMEARVAAAAGTERAALAAELDELRSSVRAEKLGEVATEFDRVHNIQRAVEVGSVDAVIRAAELRPRVIEAIEARLR, encoded by the coding sequence GTGTTCAACCGTGTCGCCATCGTCAACCGTGGTGAAGCCGCCATGCGGCTCATCCACGCGGTCCGAGAGCTGGCCGCGGAGACGGGCAGCCGGATCGAGACGGTCGCCCTCCACACCGACGTCGACCGCACTGCCACCTTCGTGCGCGAGGCGGACATCGCGTACGACCTGGGTCCGGCGTCCGCCCGCCCGTACCTGAACCTGGCGACGCTTGAGCGCGCCCTGACCGAGACCGGTGCCGACGCGGCGTGGGTCGGCTGGGGCTTCGTCGCCGAGGATCCGGCGTTCGCGGAGCTGTGCGAGAAGATCGGCGTCACGTTCGTCGGGCCGAGCCCCGAGGCCATGCGGCAGCTCGGCGACAAGATCGGCGCGAAGCTGATCGCCGAGGAGGTGGGCGTGCCTGTCGCGCCGTGGAGCCGCGGCGCCGTCGAGACCCTGGACGCCGCCCGGACGGCGGCGACCGAGATCGGCTACCCGCTGATGCTGAAGGCGACGGCCGGCGGCGGCGGGCGCGGCATCCGCGTGATCACGAACGAGGCCGAACTCGCCGACGCGTACGAGCGCACCAGCCAGGAGGCGGCGCGGGCGTTCGGCAGCGGCATCGTGTTCCTGGAGCGCCTGGTCACCGGCGCCCGGCACGTCGAGGTCCAGGTGATCGCCGACGGCCAGGGCACCGCGTGGGCGCTCGGCGTACGCGACTGCTCGGTGCAGCGGCGCAACCAGAAGGTCATCGAGGAGTCGGCCTCGCCGGTGCTCGACGCGTCCCAGGCCGCCGAGCTGAAGACCTCGGCGGAGCGGCTCGCCGTGGCGGTCGGCTACCGGGGCGCGGCGACTGTCGAGTTCCTCTACCACCCCGGCGACCGGCTGTTCGCCTTCCTGGAGGTCAACACCCGCCTCCAGGTCGAGCACCCGATCACCGAGCTGACCACCGGATTCGACCTGGTCAAGGCGCAGCTGCACGTCGCCTCCGGCGGCCGGCTGGTCGGTGAGCCGCCGGCCGAGCGCGGGCACGCCATCGAGGCCCGGCTCAACGCCGAGGACCCCGACCGCGACTTCGCACCGTCACCGGGGCGCATCGCGCGGCTGGACCTGCCCGCCGGCCCGGGCATCCGGGTGGACACCGGCGTCAGCGAGGGCGACACCATCCCGGCCGACTTCGACTCGATGATCGCGAAGATCATCGCGTACGGGCGGGACCGCGACGAGGCGCTCGGCAAGCTGCGGCGGGCGATGGCCAACACCACGGTGATCATCGAGGGTGGCGCGACGAACAAGAGCTTCGTGCTCGATCTGCTCGACCAGCCCGAGATCATCGACGCCAGCGCCGACACGGGCTGGATCGACCGGGTCCGGGGCGAGGGCCGACTCGTGACGCACCGGCACTCCGCGGTCGCCCTGGCCGCCGCCGCCATCGAGTCGTACGAGGAGGAGGAGCGCGCCGAGCGGCAGCGGCTGCTGTCGACCGCCGCCGGTGGCCGCCCGCAGGTGCAGCACGCCAGCGGCCGGCCGCTGGACCTCAAGCTGCGCGGCGCCACCTACCGGATGCGGGTGGCGCGGATCGGGGCGCACCGGTTCCGCGTCGGCATCGAGGCGGGCGGCGCCGTGCGCACCGCCGACGTCGAGCTGGACCGCTTCGACAGGCACACCGGCCAGATCGTCGTCAACGGCATCCGGTACCGCCTGCTCACCGGCACGCACGGGCCGACCCACCTCGTCGAGGTGGACGGCGTGACGCACCGGGTCAGCCGCGACGAGGGCGGCGTCCTGCGCTCCCCCATGCCCGCGCTTGTCGTCGCCACTCCGCTGGAGGTCGGCGCCGAGGTGGAGGCGGGCGCGCCGGTGCTGGTGCTGGAGGCCATGAAGATGGAGACGGTGCTGCGCGCGCCGTTCCGGGCCCGGCTCAAGGAGTGCGCCGTCTCGGTGGGCAGCCAGGTGGAGGCGGGTGCCCCGCTGCTGCGGCTGGAGCCGCTCGCCGACGAGGCCACCGAGGCCGCCGCCGGCCCGAGCGTCGCCAGCGTCGAGCTCGACCTGCCGACCGCCGACGACAACGCGGGGGCGTACGAGCGCAGCAGGCGCGGCCAGGAGGATCTGCGCGGCCTGCTGCTCGGTTTCGACGTCGACCCGCACGACGACCGCCGGGTGCTCGACGACTACCTCGTGGTGCGGCGGTTGGCCGCCGAGGACGGGCAGCGGCCGCTGGCCGCGGAGGTGGACCTCGTCGAGGTGTTCGCCGACCTGGCCGAGTTGAGCCGCAACAGGCCGACAGGCGAGGACGGCGGCGCCCACGTCCGCAGCGCCCGGGAGTACTTCCACACCTACCTGCAGAGCCTCGACGTGGAGCGGGCCGGACTGCCCGACGCCTTCCAGGCCAGGCTCGCCAAGGCGCTCAGCCACTACGGCGTCACCGACCTGGAGCGCTCCCCCGGCCTGGAAGCCGCCGTCTTCCGGATCTTCCTGGCCCAGCAGCGCGCGTCCGCCGACGCCACAGTCGTGGCGTCGCTGCTGCGCGAGTGGCTGCGGGAGACCCCTCCGGACGAGTCGCTGCGCGAGCCCGCCGGTCTGGCGTTGGAGCGGCTGATCGCCGCGACGCAGGTCCGCTTCCCCGCCATCGCCGACCTGGCCCGGGGCGTGGTGTTCGCCTGGTTCGCGCAGCCGCTGCTGCGCCGTAACCGGGCCCGTGTCTACGCCCAGGTCCGGGCGCACCTGCGGCACCTGGACGCGCACCCGGACGCCTCCGACCGTGCCGAGCGCGTCGCCGAGATGGTCCGCAGCACCGAGCCGCTGGTACGTCTGCTCGGCCAGCGCCTGGTCCGTGACCACCTGGACAACACGGTCATGCTGGAGGTGCTCACCCGCCGCTACTACGGCAACAAGGCCCTCACCCGGGTGCGGACCCGCGAGGTCGCCGGCTGCGCCTTCGTGGTCGCCGAACGCGCGGACTCCAGTGTGGTCTCCGCGGCGGTGAGCTTCGACGCGCTGGGTGGCGCGTTGCGTGGGCTCGCCGAGCTGGCCGGCGACGAGGACTCCGTCGACGCCGACATCTACCTCGGCTGGGAGAACCAGCCGGAGGACTTCGACGCCATGGCCGCCGCGCTGCTCCAGGTGATCGCCGCACATCCGTTGCCGGCGCAGGTCCGTCGGCTCACCGCCACGGTCGCGGGTCGCGGCGGGGCGGTCATGCACCACCACTTCACCTTCCGCCCGTCGGACGGCGGAATGGTGGAGGACCGGCTGATCCGCGGTCTGCACCCGTACATCGCGCAGCGGATGCAGTTGGAGCGGCTGCACAAGTTCGACCTGACCCGGCTGCCGTCGTCCGACGAGGAGGTCTACCTCTTCCAGTGCGTGGCGCGGGAGAACCCGGCCGACGATCGCCTCGTCGCGTTCGCCCAGGTCCGTGACCTGACCGAGCTGCGCGAGCAGGACGGCCGGCTGGTGGCGCTGCCGACCGCCGAGGACGCGGTCGCGGCGTGCCTCGACTCGATCCGCCGGGCGCAGTCGCGGCGGCCGTCGAAGACGCGCTTCACCACCAACCGGATCGTGGTCTACGTCTGGCCGCCCAGCGAGCTGACCCGCGAGGAGATGGAGATGATCGCCGGGCGCGTGCGCCCGACGACAGTGGGCGCCGGCCTGGAGGAGATCCTGTTCATCGCGCGGCAGCGCGACCGTCGCACCGGCGAGCTGACCAAGATCGCCGTACGGATCTCGTTCGACGCCGCGGGCGGCGCCGAGCTGACCGTGGGCGAGCCGCCGGTCGAGCCGGTGGAGCCGCTTGACGAGTACCGGCTCAAGGTGCTGAGGGCCAGCAGCCGCAACACGGTGTACCCGTACGAGTTGACCGGCCGGCTCGGTGACTTCGTCGAGCACGACCTCGACGACACGCACGCGCTGGTGCCGGTGGACCGGCCGAAGGGGCGCAACCGTGCCGCGATCGTCGCAGGTGTCGTCACCACGCCTGCCGCCCTGCACCCGGACGGTGTCACCCGGGTCGTGCTGCTCGGCGACCCGACGAAGTCGTTGGGCGCCCTGTCCGAGCCGGAGTGCCGGCGCGTGATCGCCGCGCTGGACCTGGCGGAGCAGATGCGGGTGCCGCTGGAGTGGTGGGCGCTGTCCGCCGGAGCCCGGATCTCGATGACCTCGGGTACGGAGAACATGGACTGGGTGGCCGCCGCGCTCAAGCGGATCGTCGAGTTCACCCAGGCCGGCGGCGAGATCAACATCGTGGTGGCGGGTATCAACGTCGGCGCGCAGCCGTACTGGAACGCCGAGGCCACGATGCTCATGCACACCAAGGGCGTCCTGGTGATGACGCCCGACTCGGCGATGGTGCTCACCGGCAAGCAGTCGCTCGACTTCTCCGGCGGAGTGTCCGCCGAGGACAACTTCGGCATCGGCGGCTACGACCGGGTGATGGGGCCGAACGGGCAGGCGCAGTACTGGGCGCCGAACCTGACCGCCGCGCGGGACGTGCTGATGGCCCACTACGAGCACACGTACGTCGCGCCCGGCGAGGACGCGCCGCGGCGGGCGACCACCACCGACCCGGTGGACCGTGACGTCTCGGCGTTCCCGCACGACGTGGCGGGCAGCCCCTTCCGCACGGTCGGTGAGATCTTCTCCGCCGAGGCCAACCCGGACCGCAAGAAGCCGTTCGACATCCGGACGGTGCTGCGGGCCCTCGCCGACCAGGACCACCCGGTGCTGGAGCGGTGGGCGGGCATGGCCGACGCCGACACGGCTGTCGTGCAGGACGCCCACCTCGGCGGCATCCCGGTGTGCCTGCTGGGCATCGAGTCCCGGTCGGTGCCGCGGCGCGGCTTCCCGCCCACCGACGGCCCGGACACCTACACGGCGGGCACGCTGTTCCCCCGCTCGTCGAAGAAGGCCGCGCGGGCCATCAACGCGGCAAGCGGCAACAGGCCCCTGGTCGTGCTGGCGAACCTGTCCGGCTTCGACGGCTCGCCCGAGTCGATGCGAAAGCTGCAACTGGAGTACGGCGCGGAGATCGGCCGGGCGATCGTGAACTTCAGCGGTCCCATCGTCTTCTGCGTGATCTCGCGCTACCACGGCGGCGCGTTCGTGGTGTTCTCGAAGGCGCTGAACCCCAGCATGACCGTGCTCGCGCTGGAGGGGTCGTTCGCCTCGGTGCTCGGCGGCGCTCCCGCCGCGGCGGTGGTGTTCTCCGCCGACGTCAACGCCCGTACGGCCGCCGACGAGCGGGTGCGGGCCATGGAGGCCCGCGTCGCCGCCGCGGCCGGCACCGAGCGCGCGGCGCTGGCCGCCGAACTCGACGAGCTGCGTTCGTCGGTGCGGGCGGAGAAGCTCGGCGAGGTGGCCACGGAGTTCGACCGCGTGCACAACATCCAACGTGCCGTCGAGGTCGGCTCGGTGGACGCCGTCATCCGCGCCGCCGAGCTGCGTCCGCGCGTCATCGAGGCCATCGAGGCGCGTCTGCGGTAG
- a CDS encoding cell wall anchor protein, which produces MPHPSPPRRLLAGIAVVGLLATASAGVRPVAAVGAPAPPVAALGLYANSAIVAPGGPQKWVALHSLAPQSLGTYTVRVDRSAVTAFADVREGEGRSTCTTQGPVITCTVDGANEPDQDLLTLGVTARAGAEVGRSGELALTVTAPGVGTATYRSTVSIGEGVDLATASDLELNGTLGSTVGVPLSVTNRGATTARGLVLYLYGFNGMAPGKRYENCEYTDLDLDNSAFACTFDNSLAPGETLGVDPTFAGTVGADTWAPNLYYNFAYWFTPADWAEFQSQYRPAAPLGPKGSDPALTLVPATGTSARALGQTDTRFVNNDTTITLSVAGDQRADVAAVGATVTGAVGATAAMTVGFANNGPARAGDPGQQGLVVVTTVTLPAGVTAVSVSTSCVDPTDEQWRPGKPGARLYECSALGGVARGERMGFEFGLRIDRAGSQTGGVALGTRSGSGPIADLKPANDTAKILINPRGNGGGSGNGNGGGGGGDGGSLPITGASTGVIAGLGVLLVVLGMAGYLLARRTRFDA; this is translated from the coding sequence GTGCCGCATCCATCTCCCCCACGACGCCTGTTGGCCGGGATCGCCGTGGTCGGCCTGCTCGCCACCGCGTCCGCCGGCGTCCGACCCGTCGCGGCCGTCGGCGCCCCCGCCCCACCCGTCGCGGCCCTCGGCCTCTACGCCAACAGCGCGATCGTGGCCCCGGGCGGCCCGCAGAAGTGGGTGGCGCTGCACTCGCTGGCCCCGCAGTCCCTCGGCACCTACACGGTGCGGGTGGACCGCAGCGCGGTCACCGCGTTCGCCGACGTCCGCGAGGGCGAGGGGCGCAGCACCTGCACGACCCAGGGCCCCGTCATCACCTGCACCGTGGACGGCGCCAACGAGCCGGATCAGGACCTGCTCACCCTGGGTGTGACCGCGCGCGCCGGCGCTGAGGTGGGCCGAAGCGGCGAGCTGGCGTTGACTGTCACCGCCCCGGGGGTGGGCACCGCGACCTACCGCTCGACGGTCAGCATCGGCGAGGGGGTGGACCTCGCCACCGCGTCCGACCTGGAGCTGAACGGCACTCTCGGGTCCACCGTCGGCGTGCCGCTCTCGGTGACGAACCGGGGCGCGACGACGGCGCGGGGCCTGGTGCTCTACCTGTACGGCTTCAACGGGATGGCCCCGGGCAAACGCTACGAGAACTGTGAGTACACCGACCTCGACCTGGACAACAGCGCCTTCGCCTGCACGTTCGACAACTCGCTCGCGCCCGGCGAGACGCTCGGCGTCGACCCCACGTTCGCCGGCACTGTCGGCGCCGACACGTGGGCGCCCAACCTGTACTACAACTTCGCCTACTGGTTCACCCCGGCCGACTGGGCGGAGTTCCAGTCGCAGTACCGGCCGGCCGCGCCGCTGGGCCCCAAGGGCTCCGACCCGGCGCTGACGCTGGTGCCGGCCACCGGCACGTCTGCCCGCGCGCTCGGGCAGACCGACACCCGCTTCGTGAACAACGACACCACGATCACGCTGAGCGTGGCCGGTGACCAGCGCGCAGACGTCGCCGCCGTCGGCGCCACCGTCACCGGCGCCGTCGGCGCCACCGCCGCGATGACTGTCGGCTTCGCCAACAACGGCCCGGCCCGTGCCGGGGACCCCGGCCAGCAGGGGCTCGTGGTCGTGACCACTGTGACCCTGCCCGCCGGCGTCACCGCGGTCAGCGTGTCGACGTCCTGTGTCGACCCGACTGACGAGCAGTGGCGTCCGGGCAAGCCCGGCGCGCGGCTCTACGAGTGCTCCGCCCTCGGTGGCGTCGCCCGGGGCGAGCGGATGGGCTTCGAATTCGGGCTACGGATCGACCGGGCCGGCAGCCAGACCGGCGGCGTCGCGCTGGGGACCCGCTCCGGGTCGGGCCCGATCGCGGACCTGAAGCCCGCCAACGACACCGCCAAGATCCTGATCAATCCGCGCGGCAACGGTGGTGGTAGCGGCAACGGCAACGGCGGCGGCGGTGGGGGAGACGGCGGTTCGCTGCCGATCACCGGGGCCTCCACCGGCGTGATCGCGGGCCTCGGCGTTCTCCTGGTAGTCCTCGGGATGGCCGGCTACCTGCTGGCCCGCCGCACCCGCTTCGACGCCTGA
- a CDS encoding carbohydrate-binding domain-containing protein, translating to MFVGMVVATVVAAAGGALAAGTASAAEPSPFTVVDGAIRTATGTPTPPSGTHASLWGNSSYAQTSVTGAGRVLIGAIGDNCQGWPTVRVTVDGVSVGQTTIVSATAYGTYPVGAAVGAGQHTVRIQFVNDFRDESCDRNVHIGYARMETPGATDTTFSFAILPDTQQEVLNSGDTRFRNRTDWLVRNRSALDLRFVASSGDVVNWDTPDHSQYVVAREAMRPIETAGIPYALAIGNHDTQATGVGGSARDPAHTRELVRDTTVFNQFFTVGQYGAVQGQFESGKVDNSYSTFAAGGTQWLVLTLELWPRAEAVAWARSVVAAHPRHTVIVVTHDYIDGNGAIEQSASYGATSPQYLFDNLVKQYANIRFVFSGHVGVAANRVDTGVNGNKIYSFLQTFHSNTTNPVRLVEIDTAANSLRTWIHAPYTNQSFPEYDRSFTGIGVVR from the coding sequence GTGTTCGTCGGGATGGTCGTGGCGACTGTGGTCGCGGCGGCGGGCGGAGCGCTTGCCGCCGGTACGGCAAGCGCCGCCGAGCCCTCCCCGTTCACAGTCGTCGACGGCGCGATCCGCACGGCGACCGGCACCCCGACACCCCCCTCCGGCACGCACGCCTCGCTCTGGGGCAACTCCAGCTACGCGCAGACAAGCGTCACCGGCGCGGGGCGGGTGCTGATCGGCGCCATCGGTGACAACTGCCAGGGGTGGCCTACCGTACGGGTGACTGTCGACGGCGTCAGCGTCGGCCAGACCACGATCGTCAGCGCGACCGCCTACGGCACCTATCCCGTCGGCGCGGCGGTGGGCGCCGGTCAGCACACCGTACGGATCCAGTTCGTCAACGACTTCCGGGACGAGTCCTGCGACCGCAACGTCCACATCGGGTACGCGCGGATGGAGACCCCGGGCGCCACCGACACGACGTTCAGCTTCGCGATCCTGCCGGACACCCAGCAGGAGGTGCTCAACAGCGGCGACACCCGGTTCCGCAACCGCACCGACTGGCTGGTGCGCAACCGGTCCGCGTTGGACCTGCGCTTCGTGGCCTCGTCCGGTGACGTCGTCAACTGGGACACTCCCGACCACTCGCAGTACGTCGTCGCCCGCGAGGCGATGCGCCCGATCGAGACCGCCGGCATCCCGTACGCCCTGGCGATCGGCAACCACGACACCCAGGCGACAGGTGTCGGCGGCTCGGCCCGCGACCCCGCGCACACAAGGGAACTCGTCCGGGACACGACCGTGTTCAACCAGTTCTTCACAGTCGGCCAGTACGGCGCGGTGCAGGGGCAGTTCGAGAGCGGCAAGGTCGACAACTCGTACTCGACCTTCGCGGCCGGCGGCACGCAGTGGCTGGTGCTGACCCTCGAACTCTGGCCCCGGGCCGAGGCCGTCGCCTGGGCCCGCAGCGTCGTCGCCGCCCATCCCCGGCACACGGTCATCGTCGTCACCCACGACTACATCGACGGCAACGGCGCCATCGAGCAGAGCGCCTCGTACGGGGCGACCAGCCCGCAGTACCTCTTCGACAACCTGGTCAAGCAGTACGCCAACATCCGGTTCGTCTTCTCCGGGCACGTCGGCGTCGCCGCCAACCGGGTCGACACCGGCGTCAACGGGAACAAGATCTACTCGTTCCTCCAGACGTTCCACTCCAACACCACGAACCCGGTACGCCTCGTCGAGATCGACACGGCCGCCAACTCGCTGCGTACCTGGATCCACGCGCCGTACACCAACCAGTCGTTCCCCGAGTACGACAGGTCGTTCACAGGCATCGGCGTGGTCCGCTGA
- a CDS encoding phosphodiester glycosidase family protein encodes MRASHLVRPSLALLLAAGLSTLATPAGAAQAASATTSASAADSALTVTSTEQLAPGVTYDSFRVDTPRGATVGYLLTADLRRNKVSLDLLHPDTVAQRQVVSAMTNAQGAIAGVNGDFFNISETHAGVAPTGSSSGPEIADGEQLKFAVPTAQRFGPGLAPGTSTRDVFGVGANGRARVDTLSLAGEVRSRKGTVTLSGLNQYALPVGGVGLFTAAWGAASRVRSTCGSDTNRNDPCSTHTYEVTVRRGVVTAVGQTPGAGAIPADTEVLVGREGGADALDDLAVGDRVQVRERLASAGAPKLTFAVGGAPILRDGAPLAGLDATTAAVRSAAGVSPDGRTVYLVALAGRAPASVGLTIAELADLMRTLGAHAAVNLDGGGSTTVAVREPGQAAATARNSPSDGTERAVANGIGIFVGRH; translated from the coding sequence ATGAGGGCATCGCACCTCGTACGCCCCAGTCTGGCGCTGCTGCTCGCCGCGGGGCTGAGCACGCTCGCGACCCCGGCCGGCGCCGCCCAGGCCGCCTCCGCGACGACGTCCGCGTCGGCGGCGGACTCCGCGCTCACCGTCACCTCGACCGAGCAGCTCGCCCCCGGCGTCACGTACGACTCGTTCCGGGTGGACACCCCGCGCGGCGCCACCGTCGGCTACCTGCTCACCGCCGACCTGCGCAGGAACAAGGTATCGCTTGACCTCCTGCACCCGGACACCGTGGCGCAGCGCCAGGTCGTCTCGGCGATGACCAACGCGCAGGGCGCCATCGCCGGCGTGAACGGGGACTTCTTCAACATCAGCGAGACGCACGCCGGGGTCGCGCCGACCGGCTCGTCCTCCGGCCCGGAGATCGCCGACGGGGAGCAGCTCAAGTTCGCCGTACCGACCGCCCAGCGTTTCGGCCCCGGCCTCGCCCCCGGCACCTCGACCCGGGACGTGTTCGGCGTGGGCGCGAACGGCAGGGCCCGCGTCGACACCCTGAGCCTGGCCGGCGAGGTCCGCAGCCGCAAGGGCACTGTCACCCTCAGTGGCCTCAACCAGTACGCGCTCCCGGTCGGCGGCGTCGGGCTGTTCACCGCCGCGTGGGGCGCGGCCTCCCGGGTACGGTCGACCTGCGGCAGCGACACCAACCGCAACGACCCGTGCAGCACCCACACCTATGAGGTGACGGTCCGCCGCGGTGTGGTGACCGCTGTGGGCCAGACGCCCGGCGCGGGCGCGATCCCCGCCGACACCGAGGTGCTCGTCGGCCGCGAGGGTGGCGCCGACGCGCTCGACGACCTGGCCGTCGGCGACCGGGTGCAGGTGCGCGAGAGGCTCGCCTCCGCCGGCGCGCCCAAGCTGACGTTCGCGGTCGGCGGCGCGCCGATCCTGCGCGACGGCGCGCCCCTCGCGGGCCTCGACGCCACGACCGCCGCCGTGCGCAGCGCGGCCGGCGTCAGCCCGGACGGCAGGACTGTGTACCTCGTCGCGCTGGCCGGCCGTGCCCCCGCCAGCGTCGGCCTCACCATCGCCGAACTCGCCGATCTGATGCGGACGCTCGGCGCGCACGCCGCCGTCAACCTCGACGGCGGAGGCTCGACCACTGTCGCCGTCCGTGAGCCGGGCCAGGCCGCGGCCACCGCCCGCAACAGTCCCTCCGACGGTACGGAGCGCGCGGTCGCCAACGGCATCGGCATCTTCGTCGGCCGCCACTGA